From the Kitasatospora atroaurantiaca genome, the window CCAGCCCGACCCCGACCTGGTGATCCGCACCTCGGGCGAGCAGCGCCTCTCGGGCTTCCTCCTCTGGCAGAGCGCCCACAGCGAGTTCTACTTCTGCGAGGCCTACTGGCCGGCCTTCCGCAAGGTCGACTTCCTGCGGGCGCTGCGCGACTACCAGCTGCGCAACCGCCGTCTGGGGCTCTGACGGTCGGCTTCCTGGGTCGGCTCGCCCCGGCGGGGGTTGGCTGGGGGTGCGGGGGTCGTCCCCCGCAGTGAAGCTGCCTGCTTCTGCGAGGCCTACTGGCCGGCCTTCCGCAAGGTCGACTTCCTGCGGGCGCTGCGCGACTACCAGCTGCGCCACCGCCGCCTGGGGCTCTGACACGCGGGCCCTGGGTCGGCTCTCCCGGCAAGGTCGGGCCTCTGACGCTCGGGTCGTTCGGGCCCTGACGGTCTTGCAGGTAAACGTTCTCCAACAATGATCCGTCAGTTCGTTCTGACGGGTATGCACCACGGGTCGCCTGGGAATACCCCAGTCAGACCGGTATCCCGGCCACCGGGGTCGCGGGGACCGGTATGCCGCGGGTGACGCAGGGTCATCCGCTCTGGAGGCCTAGTGGTCAGTACCAAGAGCCGCCGGACACCAGACCGGCGCACGTACGTTCTCGACACCAGCGTGCTCCTGGCAGACCCCCTCGCCATGACGCGCTTCGAGGAGCACGAGGTCGTCCTCCCGGTGGTGGTGGTCACCGAGTTGGAGGCCAAGCGGCACCATCCGGAGTTGGGCTACTTCGCCCGCCAGGCACTGCGCCTGCTGGACGACTACCGGATCAGGCACGGACGGCTCGATGAGCCGATCCCGGTCGGGGAGGTCGGCGGCAGCATCCGGGTCGAGCTCAACCACTCCGACACCTCGGTCCTTCCGGCCGGCTACCGGGTCGGAGGCGAGGCGGACACCCGCATCCTGGCGGTCGCCCGCAACCTGCAGGCGGAGGGGTACGACGTCACCGTCGTCTCCAAGGACCTGCCGATGCGGATCAAGGCCAGCTCGGTGGGCCTGCTGGCGGAGGAGTACCGGGCCGAGC encodes:
- a CDS encoding undecaprenyl diphosphate synthase family protein; the protein is MAGGAGVVPRSEAACFCEAYWPAFRKVDFLRALRDYQLRHRRLGL